The proteins below come from a single Myxococcota bacterium genomic window:
- a CDS encoding response regulator, with protein sequence MGRDRTILIVDEMQWFRDLGALFLARSGRVLAAGSAAEALETARRERPDVVITDLDMPVCDGAELCARIRRDALLAYTPVVVLIGTDDPEDHARAIRAGATDVLTKPLSRTSLLESVGRLTRHARPVGRPRVDTAEPVQLRVAGEASEGTLRNLSRGGAFVELPEPLPSGPEVELAFRIPGSTRSIAPSAEVVWTRPAAHGARRFGQGLRFLRLDARALRALEDYVFEHTEKSPTLPATA encoded by the coding sequence GTGGGCCGCGACCGCACGATCCTGATCGTCGACGAGATGCAGTGGTTCCGCGACCTCGGCGCGCTGTTCCTGGCGCGTTCGGGTCGCGTGCTCGCCGCGGGCAGCGCGGCCGAGGCGCTCGAGACCGCGCGCCGCGAGCGTCCCGACGTCGTCATCACCGACCTCGACATGCCCGTCTGCGACGGCGCCGAGCTGTGCGCGCGCATCCGGCGCGACGCGCTGCTCGCCTACACGCCGGTCGTGGTGCTGATCGGGACGGACGACCCGGAGGACCACGCGCGCGCGATCCGCGCGGGCGCGACGGACGTGCTGACGAAGCCGCTGTCGCGGACCTCGCTGCTCGAATCGGTCGGGCGGCTGACGCGCCACGCGCGCCCGGTCGGCCGGCCGCGCGTCGACACGGCCGAGCCCGTGCAGCTGCGCGTCGCCGGAGAGGCGAGCGAGGGAACGCTGCGCAACCTGTCGCGCGGGGGCGCCTTCGTCGAGCTCCCGGAGCCGCTGCCGAGCGGCCCGGAGGTCGAGCTCGCGTTCCGCATTCCGGGGTCGACGCGCTCGATCGCCCCGAGCGCCGAGGTGGTGTGGACGCGACCGGCGGCACACGGCGCGCGGCGGTTCGGACAGGGGCTGCGCTTCCTGCGGCTCGACGCCCGCGCGCTGCGCGCGCTCGAGGACTACGTGTTCGAGCACACCGAGAAGTCGCCGACCCTGCCGGCCACGGCCTGA
- a CDS encoding DUF4124 domain-containing protein has translation MGNRNRLVRALLGAPLLAALAAPAFAGTVYSWVTEDGTYAFADTLKRVPNRYRDQVTTRQLGRLTSYERWTPSNLRVKGDHTDRLASNLERLREVNAELDRTARGPKRVHARGGAANAPSLLVRTHRNGSGLNLPLTGDAPVVLESVRTKLDGEDATRGVTLVRQGGEVIAVFKGHNNSRSVVEVDVDDLLDDRAIDETTN, from the coding sequence ATGGGCAATCGGAATCGACTCGTTCGCGCGCTGCTCGGCGCGCCGCTCCTCGCGGCGCTCGCCGCGCCGGCCTTCGCCGGCACGGTCTACTCGTGGGTCACCGAAGACGGGACCTACGCCTTCGCGGACACGCTCAAGCGCGTGCCGAACCGCTACCGCGACCAGGTGACGACGCGGCAGCTCGGGCGCCTCACGAGCTACGAGCGCTGGACGCCGAGCAACCTGCGGGTGAAGGGCGACCACACGGATCGCCTCGCGAGCAACCTGGAGCGCCTGCGCGAGGTGAACGCCGAGCTCGACCGCACGGCGCGCGGACCGAAGCGCGTGCACGCGCGCGGCGGCGCCGCGAACGCGCCGAGCCTGCTGGTGCGGACGCACCGCAACGGGAGCGGCCTCAACCTCCCGCTGACCGGCGACGCCCCGGTCGTCCTCGAGAGCGTGCGCACCAAGCTCGACGGCGAGGACGCGACCCGCGGCGTCACGCTCGTCCGCCAGGGCGGCGAGGTGATCGCGGTGTTCAAGGGCCACAACAACAGCCGCAGCGTCGTCGAGGTCGACGTCGACGACCTGCTCGACGACCGCGCGATCGACGAGACCACGAACTAG